A portion of the Chlamydia caviae GPIC genome contains these proteins:
- a CDS encoding DUF378 domain-containing protein: protein MLGKLVRGLSSLIVVLSALNVGIIGLTHHKVNLIARLCGGASATATQITYIIIGIAGMISLVSFCNCCCKKRRGGDCCSKGHASHHCDPKN, encoded by the coding sequence ATGCTAGGCAAACTCGTTCGGGGATTATCCTCTCTTATTGTTGTTCTTTCTGCATTGAACGTAGGAATTATAGGATTAACTCATCATAAAGTAAACCTTATTGCTCGACTGTGCGGGGGCGCAAGCGCAACAGCAACACAAATTACCTATATTATTATTGGAATCGCTGGAATGATTTCTTTAGTAAGCTTTTGTAATTGTTGCTGCAAAAAGCGTCGAGGGGGAGATTGCTGTTCAAAAGGTCATGCATCTCATCACTGTGATCCTAAAAATTAG
- the rnhC gene encoding ribonuclease HIII, which translates to MSTPFVTTLSPSLHGLLKDRLEEKGFILTQPQYTIFQARSPSVTCVLYSSGKLVVQGKGSKEFIKFFLEPEILLTFTHNRVEEDLRPRLGVDESGKGDFFGPLCIAGVYAKDEETLKNLYKTKIQDSKLLNDAQILSLAKTIRASCSCDVMILYPEKYNELYGKFHNLNILLAWAHATIIDQLAPRPSGEVFAISDQFASSESVLLNALRKKNTDISVIQKVRAEQDIVVAAASILAREAFITAMTKLEQRFSLKLPKGASAQVKSVGKSILNSRGKEVLSLICKTHFKTFNEICDSASA; encoded by the coding sequence ATGTCTACACCGTTTGTAACCACGCTCTCACCTTCTTTACATGGGCTGCTTAAAGACCGCCTTGAGGAAAAAGGCTTTATTTTAACACAACCGCAATACACGATTTTCCAAGCGCGCTCTCCCTCGGTAACGTGCGTTCTCTATTCCTCAGGAAAGCTTGTTGTTCAAGGGAAGGGATCTAAAGAGTTTATCAAATTTTTCTTAGAGCCTGAGATTCTGCTCACATTTACCCATAACCGTGTAGAAGAAGATCTTCGTCCTCGCCTAGGTGTGGATGAATCTGGAAAGGGAGATTTTTTCGGTCCTTTATGTATTGCTGGAGTCTATGCTAAAGATGAAGAGACTCTGAAAAATCTCTACAAAACAAAAATTCAAGATTCAAAGCTACTCAATGATGCGCAGATTCTCTCCTTAGCAAAAACCATCCGTGCTTCCTGTAGCTGCGATGTTATGATTCTTTATCCAGAAAAATATAATGAGCTTTATGGGAAATTTCATAATCTCAATATTCTTCTAGCGTGGGCACACGCAACAATCATTGATCAACTCGCTCCACGTCCTTCTGGAGAGGTTTTTGCTATTTCCGATCAATTCGCTTCCTCAGAAAGCGTTTTACTCAACGCTTTAAGGAAGAAAAATACCGATATTTCGGTCATTCAAAAAGTACGTGCAGAACAAGATATCGTTGTCGCTGCAGCATCTATATTAGCTAGAGAAGCCTTTATCACAGCAATGACAAAATTAGAACAACGCTTCTCCTTAAAGCTACCTAAAGGAGCCTCTGCGCAGGTAAAATCTGTAGGGAAATCTATTTTAAATAGCCGGGGAAAAGAGGTTTTATCTCTTATTTGCAAAACACACTTTAAAACATTCAATGAAATTTGCGACTCTGCTTCTGCTTAA
- a CDS encoding polymorphic outer membrane protein middle domain-containing protein produces MSKASDDSTLQVSDVKDASSADTTGAPSIVFKENVNITFENNASKKAGGAIHIDGGTGKIENNTGTCTFSNNNAKEQGGAISVTGNFDITGNAAVVFSGNKAQVVPAAAQDTRSAASQTVTTGTGGAIHCLAAPASGGSTNQPSTGSPSGSPAASPSSGSDSSPSGAAGAGTSGDSPASSDVAPSAYIALLANSPTAPVQKTLQSAPESAKDPCLTISGNISVTFTNNSSTVSGGAIHAKKLVLSSGGDISFSDNSSGKGGAIFIAEGGDISITAETGSITFQGNTVTAADTITLPSKTPGSNGSTSSALPQAALSLRASTASAQQTSADQKPTHNAIHLDSGAKISHLRAGTGQTIFFYDPITMAQATAVTPSPAPTPPTTSLIRAAAVAASTNAATPKTPIKINAADTSKTTVYDGTIVFSGEKLSSEEAANPLNAISVFNTGVSLEAGTLILKSGAGLVVDSFIQQEGSLIIMDGGTSIVTHDPTTSTSAPNAAPAPAAPAVALPVIKALTQSKNPKVISELVARSLMNFKQRRPSAAAPIVSNSQVTNPDGSIVINNLAVNLDSLGGGQVITLSATGNGNVSITGDLKFQDSSQNFYDNPMLNKNFSANLFSISAAGTGKVDTSGFNMIPQGSTSSNSGYQGKWEVKEVKDASGKVSFELQWISLGYTPSPNRRATLVPNSLWFAANDIQAIQQLVEASTRSEDFSKGIWISGLSNFFHRSSTKAQEGFRHRSFGYVIGASAQPITDKVVDVAFCQLFGKSKDYRFADAIEHIYALSIHTKREKLVHRYELSKKKGAILTKLPEQMPIILDSQLSYSFTRNSMTTKHTPDPSSRGKWNNHCVAGELGGYLPMIIENPIIDEFSPFTKLHIVFVQQQNFKETKGGDANRVFQSANFVNVSLPIGMKLEKTGKYGIYNANLIYQLDIYRDAPKSKVFLPSVDATWATEATNLARQGVIIDGSTHHHLTKSFELYSHGAFELRGSSRNYNFDLGGKYKF; encoded by the coding sequence GTGAGCAAAGCCTCTGACGATTCAACACTTCAAGTTTCCGACGTAAAAGATGCAAGTTCTGCTGACACTACCGGCGCCCCAAGCATTGTTTTCAAAGAAAACGTTAATATTACATTTGAGAACAACGCCTCTAAGAAAGCTGGCGGAGCTATTCATATTGATGGCGGCACAGGAAAAATAGAAAACAACACTGGAACATGTACCTTCTCTAACAACAACGCTAAAGAGCAAGGCGGGGCGATATCTGTTACTGGGAATTTCGACATTACAGGAAACGCAGCTGTTGTCTTTTCTGGAAACAAAGCTCAAGTAGTTCCCGCTGCAGCGCAAGACACTAGAAGCGCAGCGAGTCAAACAGTCACAACGGGAACTGGTGGAGCTATCCATTGTTTAGCTGCTCCTGCATCTGGAGGAAGCACTAACCAGCCTTCTACTGGCTCCCCTTCTGGTTCTCCTGCTGCTAGTCCCTCTAGCGGTTCAGATAGTAGTCCATCTGGGGCTGCAGGTGCTGGAACCTCTGGAGATTCTCCTGCTAGTTCAGATGTAGCTCCTTCTGCATATATAGCGTTATTAGCAAATAGCCCAACAGCTCCTGTACAAAAAACATTACAATCGGCACCAGAGTCTGCTAAGGATCCGTGTTTAACGATCTCTGGCAACATCTCAGTGACATTTACGAATAACTCCTCGACTGTCAGTGGTGGAGCTATTCATGCTAAAAAATTAGTTCTATCTTCTGGTGGAGATATCTCCTTCTCTGATAACTCATCAGGAAAAGGTGGAGCGATTTTCATTGCTGAGGGTGGAGATATCAGCATCACAGCTGAAACAGGATCCATTACCTTCCAAGGAAATACTGTTACAGCTGCCGATACCATTACCCTTCCTAGTAAAACTCCGGGATCTAATGGAAGCACAAGTAGCGCGCTACCTCAGGCTGCTCTTTCCTTAAGAGCATCTACAGCTAGTGCTCAACAAACGAGCGCTGATCAAAAGCCTACGCACAACGCTATTCATTTAGATAGTGGGGCTAAAATTTCCCATTTACGTGCAGGAACAGGCCAAACGATCTTTTTCTATGATCCTATTACCATGGCCCAAGCAACTGCAGTAACGCCATCTCCTGCTCCTACTCCTCCCACAACTTCTTTAATAAGAGCGGCCGCTGTTGCTGCATCTACGAACGCAGCAACTCCTAAAACTCCAATAAAAATCAATGCTGCCGACACAAGCAAAACTACTGTGTATGATGGGACAATTGTCTTTTCGGGAGAGAAGTTATCCTCAGAAGAGGCTGCAAATCCATTGAATGCGATAAGTGTTTTTAACACCGGCGTCTCTCTTGAAGCAGGAACTCTTATTTTAAAAAGTGGCGCAGGTCTAGTTGTAGATTCCTTTATCCAGCAAGAGGGTTCTTTAATTATTATGGATGGTGGAACATCTATAGTCACCCACGACCCTACTACTTCCACTTCTGCTCCGAACGCAGCACCAGCTCCTGCAGCACCAGCTGTGGCTCTTCCTGTTATAAAAGCATTAACCCAATCTAAGAACCCTAAGGTGATATCTGAGTTAGTCGCCCGCTCTTTAATGAACTTTAAACAAAGAAGACCTTCCGCAGCAGCTCCTATTGTATCTAACTCACAAGTAACCAACCCAGATGGATCCATCGTAATTAACAATCTTGCCGTCAACTTAGACTCTCTAGGTGGAGGACAAGTGATTACTCTTTCTGCGACAGGAAACGGCAACGTCTCCATAACCGGAGATTTGAAGTTCCAAGATAGCAGTCAGAATTTCTACGATAATCCAATGTTAAACAAAAACTTCTCTGCTAATCTCTTCTCTATTTCTGCAGCTGGTACCGGGAAAGTAGATACTTCTGGTTTCAATATGATTCCTCAAGGATCGACAAGCTCTAATTCTGGTTATCAAGGAAAATGGGAGGTCAAAGAAGTTAAAGATGCTAGTGGCAAAGTCTCCTTTGAACTGCAATGGATATCCCTGGGGTACACTCCCTCTCCTAATCGACGTGCCACTTTAGTTCCTAATAGCTTATGGTTCGCTGCTAATGATATTCAAGCTATTCAACAACTTGTTGAAGCGAGCACGCGAAGTGAAGACTTCTCTAAAGGTATATGGATTTCGGGACTCTCTAACTTCTTCCATAGAAGCTCTACGAAAGCACAGGAAGGCTTCCGTCATAGAAGCTTTGGCTACGTTATAGGTGCAAGCGCACAACCTATCACCGATAAGGTTGTGGATGTTGCCTTCTGTCAGCTATTTGGTAAATCTAAAGATTATCGCTTTGCAGATGCTATAGAGCATATCTATGCGTTATCTATCCATACAAAACGTGAAAAGCTAGTCCACCGCTATGAGCTCTCGAAAAAGAAAGGCGCTATCCTTACTAAACTTCCTGAGCAAATGCCGATAATTTTAGATAGTCAGCTTAGCTACAGCTTCACTCGCAACTCCATGACAACAAAACACACTCCCGATCCTTCGTCAAGAGGCAAATGGAATAACCATTGCGTAGCTGGAGAACTGGGTGGCTACCTTCCTATGATTATCGAGAATCCAATAATTGATGAGTTTTCTCCATTCACGAAACTTCATATTGTCTTCGTACAACAACAAAACTTCAAAGAAACTAAAGGCGGAGATGCAAATAGGGTATTCCAAAGTGCAAACTTTGTAAATGTTTCCCTCCCTATCGGTATGAAGCTGGAGAAAACAGGTAAGTACGGCATTTACAATGCCAACCTTATCTATCAGCTTGACATCTATCGTGATGCTCCAAAATCTAAAGTGTTCCTACCTTCCGTAGATGCTACATGGGCTACAGAAGCAACAAACTTAGCTAGACAAGGGGTAATCATCGATGGCTCTACTCATCACCATCTAACAAAGAGCTTCGAACTCTACAGTCATGGAGCCTTCGAGCTACGCGGATCTTCTAGAAATTACAACTTTGACCTAGGAGGAAAGTACAAATTCTAA
- a CDS encoding DUF2608 domain-containing protein, with product MKVLFFILAIFSVFSLEASIIQVSNAQAVNKYAKQETLVLLALEETMIFPKQMVGNSSWFHQRLESVKNEESIADPFEKAFAEKIAVSFAVDYELIHSDIPKVIKALSLSQAWVLGVSQLPIPMAKHFLQTAQDLGVGFSSCLPIREDGWMQHPKTLAKPQHAIFIEDQVLFTGRLVNEIPLEEVLAVLFATIETLPKQVVYLDANKDNLIAAEAACKRANIFFIGMHYSPAEQRLQGYKSDIAEMQWLQLCTHLSDEYFQSLLTYVIGPEG from the coding sequence ATGAAGGTTCTATTTTTTATCCTAGCGATCTTTTCTGTATTTTCCTTAGAAGCGAGTATTATCCAAGTTTCTAATGCGCAGGCTGTCAATAAGTATGCAAAGCAAGAAACGCTAGTTTTACTAGCCTTAGAGGAAACAATGATTTTCCCTAAGCAGATGGTAGGAAACTCTTCCTGGTTTCACCAGCGTTTAGAAAGTGTGAAAAACGAAGAGTCTATTGCAGATCCCTTTGAAAAGGCCTTTGCTGAAAAAATCGCCGTATCTTTTGCTGTAGACTATGAGCTGATCCATTCAGATATCCCTAAAGTTATAAAAGCTTTATCTTTATCGCAAGCCTGGGTCTTGGGGGTTTCTCAACTTCCCATTCCTATGGCAAAACATTTTCTGCAAACTGCTCAAGATCTGGGAGTCGGATTTTCTTCATGTCTACCTATACGTGAGGATGGATGGATGCAACATCCCAAAACGCTTGCTAAACCGCAACACGCGATTTTTATAGAAGATCAAGTGCTCTTTACTGGAAGACTCGTTAATGAAATTCCCCTGGAAGAAGTGCTGGCTGTCTTATTTGCAACGATAGAAACACTTCCGAAACAAGTAGTTTACTTAGACGCAAATAAAGATAACCTCATTGCTGCAGAAGCTGCCTGCAAACGAGCGAATATCTTCTTTATCGGTATGCACTACAGTCCTGCAGAGCAACGCCTACAAGGATACAAATCTGACATTGCTGAGATGCAGTGGTTACAATTGTGTACACATCTTTCTGATGAGTACTTTCAGTCTCTGCTTACCTATGTCATTGGACCGGAAGGTTAA
- a CDS encoding IncV family inclusion membrane protein, with translation MSNPIDPLDQSHRPVPRNQLPAPQMGIGHRMRTSSTGFFGRLLSLPDRNPKMRYIFDIAIIAIAVISIVGILVASQGSGLLLFGLIPGFIVGALGVTLLISDIADTPKAQKIADTVTAVLLPLIILGIASALIASAYFTAGGSTLIFANPQFLMGFMTIGVALISLSKVTFQHFKTEALIKAQQKVIKASEESIPPDTLHEKDAKRVSQERKRDLASEARREHEDREARTHTRHQRISRSSQGVLQHRAQNQVDVEQADLDHSQEGSNPFVQYDFSSLHEAYNPFTHGYLPPKSPEESSSSAQNIPLGSPILGDTIRTGPVTSTPRRVSRVGAIGSSRSKNREEDEERRERDRNQADDESSNLESPDLQRKPNRRRKRKKS, from the coding sequence ATGAGTAATCCTATAGATCCTTTAGATCAATCACATCGACCAGTTCCTCGTAATCAGCTACCTGCGCCTCAGATGGGTATCGGGCATCGTATGCGCACTTCTTCCACAGGATTTTTCGGGAGACTTCTCTCCCTTCCCGATCGCAATCCTAAGATGCGCTATATCTTTGATATCGCGATTATTGCCATCGCTGTGATTTCTATTGTTGGTATTCTTGTTGCCTCTCAGGGATCTGGATTGCTGCTATTTGGATTAATCCCTGGATTCATTGTTGGTGCGTTGGGAGTGACTCTTCTTATTTCTGATATTGCAGATACACCAAAAGCTCAAAAAATCGCCGACACCGTCACTGCTGTTCTTTTACCACTTATTATTTTAGGAATAGCCTCAGCATTAATTGCATCAGCATATTTTACCGCTGGGGGAAGCACTCTTATTTTTGCGAATCCGCAATTCCTTATGGGCTTTATGACCATAGGTGTGGCTTTAATCTCTTTGAGTAAGGTCACGTTCCAGCATTTTAAAACTGAAGCTTTGATAAAAGCTCAGCAAAAAGTGATTAAAGCTTCTGAGGAATCAATACCTCCGGATACTCTTCATGAAAAAGACGCAAAGCGTGTTTCTCAAGAGAGAAAGAGAGATCTTGCTTCGGAGGCGAGACGTGAGCATGAAGATCGAGAAGCACGTACGCATACACGTCATCAACGTATTTCTAGAAGCTCTCAGGGAGTCCTTCAGCATAGAGCGCAAAACCAAGTAGACGTTGAACAAGCTGATCTTGATCATTCGCAAGAGGGATCTAACCCCTTTGTACAATACGACTTCTCTTCTTTACATGAGGCTTATAATCCCTTTACGCACGGCTATCTACCGCCTAAATCTCCAGAAGAATCATCGTCTTCTGCGCAAAATATCCCCTTAGGTTCACCTATTCTCGGAGACACTATAAGAACAGGTCCTGTTACATCAACACCACGCAGAGTATCTCGCGTAGGAGCTATAGGATCCTCGCGATCTAAAAATAGAGAGGAGGATGAAGAAAGACGAGAAAGAGATCGAAATCAAGCTGATGATGAATCTTCAAATTTAGAATCTCCAGACTTACAACGTAAGCCAAACAGAAGAAGGAAAAGAAAGAAAAGCTAG
- a CDS encoding DUF2608 domain-containing protein, whose product MTHWLKYFPKILVLAFAILGVLSPAEAAKKHSVPMTMAYSFGDVFAHLEKNEEETLFCINVDTVIQHKYIGSPGWHQSRLSKLSTRLGDFYNAKRRVEEEQVIVDTLLSKRCLEPDFAEQFARLLSDYSCSLLGISLSGSESVSSTLKSLKELGIALRSQAFSQQDFCLDTHAKCSASALVQEGILFCGASEISEAMKLLFTYENKTPKNIIFLTDNPEEAKALGRECLGWGIAFLAFIYYPAAESLFFYADPFSTAVGIQEEQALKVISDAAAQLSLDSLNQKS is encoded by the coding sequence GTGACCCATTGGCTGAAATATTTTCCTAAGATATTGGTACTTGCTTTTGCAATCTTAGGAGTATTATCTCCAGCTGAAGCAGCGAAGAAACACTCTGTGCCCATGACCATGGCCTATTCTTTTGGTGATGTTTTTGCTCATTTAGAAAAAAATGAGGAGGAAACGTTATTTTGCATCAATGTGGATACCGTCATTCAGCATAAGTATATAGGTTCTCCGGGTTGGCATCAAAGTAGGTTATCGAAGCTTTCTACGCGTTTAGGAGATTTTTATAACGCTAAGAGACGTGTGGAAGAAGAACAGGTTATTGTAGATACATTGCTAAGCAAAAGGTGTTTGGAGCCAGACTTTGCCGAGCAGTTTGCTCGCCTACTTTCTGATTATTCGTGTTCCTTGTTGGGGATTTCTTTATCAGGTAGTGAATCTGTTTCTTCAACATTAAAGAGTCTGAAAGAATTGGGGATAGCCTTGCGCTCACAGGCGTTTTCCCAACAAGATTTTTGCCTGGATACTCATGCCAAATGTAGTGCATCCGCATTGGTGCAAGAGGGGATTTTATTTTGTGGGGCTTCAGAAATCTCAGAAGCTATGAAGTTGCTATTTACCTATGAAAATAAAACTCCAAAGAACATCATATTTTTAACTGATAACCCCGAGGAAGCTAAAGCTTTAGGGCGCGAGTGCTTGGGGTGGGGAATCGCATTTTTAGCTTTCATATACTATCCTGCTGCGGAAAGCTTATTTTTTTATGCAGACCCTTTTTCCACAGCAGTAGGGATTCAAGAGGAACAGGCATTGAAGGTTATCTCCGATGCTGCAGCGCAATTATCGCTAGATTCTCTTAATCAAAAGAGTTAA
- the gatC gene encoding Asp-tRNA(Asn)/Glu-tRNA(Gln) amidotransferase subunit GatC, with translation MTQPYITREEILLLAKSSALELSEELIQEYESSLNDVIGIMKASIALDVADVIVEVGLSHTVGPEDLREDVVASSFSREEFLTNVPESLGGLVKVPTVIK, from the coding sequence ATGACACAACCCTACATAACTAGAGAAGAAATTTTACTTTTAGCGAAGAGCTCAGCTTTGGAATTAAGCGAAGAGCTGATTCAAGAATACGAATCTTCGTTAAACGATGTCATCGGCATCATGAAAGCATCTATTGCCTTGGATGTGGCCGATGTAATTGTTGAGGTTGGTCTATCCCACACTGTTGGACCTGAAGATTTGCGAGAAGATGTCGTCGCCTCAAGTTTCTCTCGTGAGGAGTTTCTTACCAATGTCCCCGAGTCTTTAGGGGGATTAGTGAAAGTACCCACAGTAATTAAGTAG
- a CDS encoding helix-turn-helix domain-containing protein, with product MAEQIHKELIHLGEVFRTKREEQLLSLKDVEAATSIRYSCLEAIENGCLGKLISPIYAQGFIKKYAAYLGMDGERILQEYPYVMRIFKEFSEQNMEMLLDLESMGGRNSPEKAIRTWSNLWWVALITISGMAIWWLGSLLSIF from the coding sequence ATGGCAGAACAAATTCATAAAGAGTTAATCCATTTAGGAGAGGTTTTTCGCACAAAACGCGAAGAACAGCTTCTATCATTAAAAGATGTAGAAGCCGCAACATCGATACGCTATTCCTGCCTAGAAGCTATAGAAAACGGCTGTTTGGGAAAGCTAATTTCTCCAATTTACGCTCAGGGATTTATAAAAAAGTACGCCGCATATTTGGGAATGGACGGTGAGCGTATTCTGCAAGAATATCCTTATGTAATGAGAATCTTTAAAGAGTTTTCAGAACAGAATATGGAAATGCTACTCGATTTAGAGTCAATGGGAGGAAGAAACTCTCCAGAAAAAGCTATCCGTACTTGGTCCAATCTTTGGTGGGTAGCTCTTATCACCATTAGCGGTATGGCGATTTGGTGGCTGGGATCTTTGCTTTCTATTTTTTAA
- the gatB gene encoding Asp-tRNA(Asn)/Glu-tRNA(Gln) amidotransferase subunit GatB, with protein MSDVYADWESVIGLEVHVELNTKSKLFSCARNRFGDEPNTNISPVCTGMPGSLPVLNKEAVRKAILFGCAVQGEVALLSRFDRKSYFYPDSPRNFQITQFEHPIVRGGRVKAIVQGEERYFELAQAHIEDDAGMLKHFGEFAGVDYNRAGVPLIEIVSKPCMFCADDAVAYATALVSLLDYIGISDCNMEEGSVRFDVNVSVRPRGSDELRNKVEIKNMNSFAFMAQALEAERCRQIEAYLENPNKDPKTVIPGATYRWDPEKKKTVLMRLKERAEDYKYFIEPDLPVLQLTEAYINEIRDTLPELPYDKYQRYLHDYALAEDIAAILISDKHIAHFFELAAAECKNYRALSNWVTVEFAGRCKTQGKNLAFSGILPSSVAQLVNFIDKGVITGKIAKDLADMMMESPEKSPEAILNEHPEMLPMTDESALVAIISEVLAANAQSVIDYKNGKTKALGFLVGQIMKRTQGKAPPNRVNELLLAELDK; from the coding sequence ATGAGCGATGTTTATGCTGATTGGGAATCCGTCATAGGTCTTGAGGTCCACGTAGAATTAAATACCAAATCAAAGTTATTTAGTTGTGCACGAAATCGTTTTGGTGATGAGCCTAATACCAATATCTCTCCTGTATGTACAGGAATGCCAGGATCTTTGCCTGTATTAAATAAAGAAGCTGTAAGAAAAGCGATTTTATTTGGTTGTGCGGTTCAAGGAGAGGTTGCTTTATTAAGCCGTTTCGATAGAAAGTCCTACTTTTATCCCGATAGCCCTAGGAATTTTCAAATTACACAGTTTGAACATCCTATAGTGCGTGGGGGACGTGTAAAAGCTATTGTCCAAGGCGAAGAGCGTTATTTTGAACTTGCCCAAGCGCATATTGAAGATGATGCAGGAATGTTAAAACATTTTGGGGAGTTTGCCGGGGTTGACTACAACCGGGCCGGTGTACCTTTAATAGAGATTGTCTCTAAGCCTTGTATGTTTTGTGCAGATGATGCTGTTGCTTACGCCACAGCTCTTGTCTCCTTATTAGATTACATTGGAATTTCTGATTGTAATATGGAAGAAGGGTCCGTACGTTTCGATGTAAACGTTTCTGTACGTCCTCGCGGTAGTGACGAACTACGCAATAAGGTAGAGATTAAAAACATGAACTCATTTGCTTTTATGGCGCAAGCTTTAGAAGCAGAACGCTGCCGACAGATAGAGGCTTATTTAGAAAATCCTAATAAAGATCCAAAGACTGTCATTCCTGGAGCCACATACCGTTGGGATCCTGAAAAGAAAAAAACGGTATTGATGCGTCTTAAAGAACGAGCTGAAGATTACAAATATTTTATAGAGCCTGATCTTCCTGTATTGCAATTAACGGAAGCGTATATCAATGAAATCCGTGATACGCTTCCTGAGCTTCCTTATGACAAATACCAAAGGTATTTGCATGATTATGCGCTTGCTGAGGATATCGCTGCTATTTTAATCAGCGATAAGCATATTGCGCACTTCTTTGAGCTAGCTGCTGCAGAATGTAAAAACTACAGAGCTCTTTCTAATTGGGTGACTGTAGAGTTTGCAGGACGTTGTAAAACGCAAGGTAAGAACCTTGCCTTTTCAGGGATTCTTCCTAGCAGCGTAGCTCAGCTTGTCAATTTTATTGATAAGGGAGTGATTACTGGAAAGATCGCTAAAGATCTTGCCGATATGATGATGGAATCTCCAGAAAAGAGCCCCGAAGCTATTCTTAATGAACATCCTGAGATGTTGCCAATGACAGACGAAAGTGCTTTAGTGGCGATTATTTCTGAAGTGCTAGCTGCTAACGCACAATCTGTCATCGATTATAAGAATGGCAAGACCAAAGCTTTAGGATTTTTAGTTGGTCAAATTATGAAGCGCACTCAAGGAAAAGCACCTCCAAACAGAGTGAATGAGCTTTTACTTGCTGAATTAGATAAATAG
- a CDS encoding DUF5422 family protein codes for MHCCEVYRKSSEIYLDSTFPERVIARRCQGKAKLYPKTAMAIEVLAAVILGTLKIITFPLATFSSIGLLPIACALKGISSRSCSHFLAYLGAWFISLLVSALIIAAIFGLVMIAPEAVFFMIGVCGALGASATLLHIHRELFSLRSLQTQEIKEVSDETRSSPSPSPSARLP; via the coding sequence ATGCATTGTTGTGAAGTTTATAGAAAAAGCTCCGAGATTTATTTAGATAGCACTTTTCCTGAGAGGGTTATAGCGCGGCGCTGCCAAGGTAAAGCGAAACTCTATCCCAAAACAGCGATGGCTATTGAGGTACTTGCTGCTGTTATTCTCGGCACCCTCAAAATTATTACCTTCCCCTTAGCGACATTTTCATCTATAGGGTTGCTCCCCATTGCCTGCGCATTAAAAGGTATTTCTTCAAGAAGCTGCTCCCATTTCCTTGCGTATTTAGGCGCTTGGTTCATCAGCTTATTAGTTTCTGCTCTTATTATTGCTGCGATTTTCGGCTTAGTTATGATTGCTCCGGAAGCTGTCTTCTTTATGATTGGTGTCTGCGGAGCCTTGGGAGCTAGTGCAACACTATTGCACATCCATAGGGAATTATTTTCTTTAAGATCTTTACAAACTCAAGAGATCAAAGAAGTTTCTGACGAAACTCGATCTTCCCCTTCTCCCAGCCCTAGTGCTCGCCTCCCTTAG